A stretch of the Phaeodactylum tricornutum CCAP 1055/1 chromosome 15, whole genome shotgun sequence genome encodes the following:
- a CDS encoding predicted protein, translated as MSWYFASLPSASDRCLDASTRSTLHQLLKNEEELSSFQRTRVCPGDCQRRLLDSLITPPFFFRGEAPSGLGDYSDVPFHQLPRTFLGSEPAIAPAEMRSLRFPLPAKLNAILSNHENEHIVSWMPHGQAWRIHDLDRFRDQILPVYFDCGSCAGSINAFLRLLKLWGFRQLAHGPDISAFYNEMFLRGMPNLHRLMRAFDSNIRQSLYTTPEPNLSAFPVLQYNQPASRIDPTSNALHSLKMSRDLHFRSLVLSSMLLSKGALCKKGSSVVSSQKSRASFCSNTKEETSDLDGLDLNTGLLAAQELHLSSMANMNQDRQVDKSQGLASGLVRIGFCGRKDFAGSRLEDPEKLQPTKNGTGSESVVCPVSSSSNLMTRKGRKRWLPSLGPKQTFSGPDPGLCEWFCTNPEVFASLADSPQS; from the exons ATGTCGTGGTATTTCGCAAGTCTACCTTCGGCATCGGATCGTTGCTTGGACGCCTCAACAAGATCGACTCTTCATCAACTTCtgaaaaacgaagaagaactgAGCAGTTTTCAGCGTACTAGAGTATGTCCAGGAGATTGTCAACGGAGACTTTTGGATAGTCTCATCACTCCTCCTTTCTTCTTTAGAGGCGAGGCACCATCTGGTCTCGGGGATTACAGCGACGTTCCGTTTCATCAGCTTCCCAGAACTTTTTTGGGAAGTGAGCCAGCAATAGCTCCGGCTGAGATGCGCAGCCTGCGTTTTCCACTCCCGGCTAAGCTCAACGCTATTCTTTCCAACCATGAAAATGAGCATATTGTTTCTTGGATGCCGCACGGACAAGCATGGCGAATTCATGATCTTGATCGATTCCGTGATCAGATTCTACCTGTTTATTTTGATTGCGGCTCATGTGCTGGTAGCATCAATGCATTTTTGCGCCTTTTAAAGCTTTGGGGGTTCCGTCAGCTCGCGCATGGACCCGACATTTCCGCATTTTATAACGAG ATGTTTCTTCGAGGCATGCCGAATCTGCATAGACTGATGCGCGCTTTCGACAGCAATATAAGGCAATCTCTTTATACCACCCCTGAGCCCAATCTATCAGCTTTTCCCGTGTTGCAATACAACCAGCCTGCGTCTCGAATAGACCCGACTTCAAACGCGCTACACTCGCTCAAAATGTCCCGAGATCTTCACTTTCGCTCGCTGGTGCTATCTTCTATGCTACTTTCAAAGGGCGCGTTGTGCAAAAAGGGGTCATCCGTTGTTTCTTCACAAAAGAGCAGAGCGTCTTTTTGCAGCAATACCAAAGAGGAGACTTCAGACCTTGATGGTTTAGATTTAAATACTGGCTTGCTTGCAGCACAGGAGCTTCACTTGAGCAGCATGGCGAACATGAATCAAGATCGGCAAGTTGATAAATCCCAAGGCCTGGCTTCGGGTTTGGTTCGCATCGGATTCTGTGGTAGGAAAGATTTTGCCGGTAGCCGTTTAGAGGACCCTGAAAAACTCCAGCCCACCAAGAATGGAACAGGGTCAGAATCAGTCGTATGCCCCGTCTCGTCCTCTTCAAACCTGATGACAAGAAAAGGGCGGAAAAGATGGCTGCCTTCATTGGGCCCCAAGCAAACATTTTCTGGTCCCGATCCGGGCTTATGCGAGTGGTTTTGTACCAATCCAGAAGTGTTTGCTTCCTTGGCAGACTCGCCGCAATCTTGA
- a CDS encoding predicted protein yields DYKSKINNDANLFAKYAKKYSACPSKNQGGNLGKFKQGAMAPPFDKACFSPISKVGETLGPIQTQFGWHLIYIQSR; encoded by the coding sequence GATTATAAgagcaaaatcaacaacGACGCAAATCTTTTCGCCAAGTACGCCAAAAAGTACTCGGCCTGCCCGTCCAAGAATCAAGGGGGAAATTTGGGGAAATTCAAGCAAGGCGCCATGGCACCGCCGTTCGACAAGGCATGCTTTAGTCCCATCAGCAAAGTTGGAGAAACTCTCGGCCCAATTCAGACGCAGTTTGGCTGGCACTTAATTTACATCCAGAGCCGT